From one Quercus lobata isolate SW786 unplaced genomic scaffold, ValleyOak3.0 Primary Assembly Scq3eQI_1910, whole genome shotgun sequence genomic stretch:
- the LOC115973612 gene encoding protein cornichon homolog 1-like, with translation MSMDLFFWIIAFLINLALMASTFYQIVILTDLEADYINIYDSATSINRIVLPEFIVQGVFCASFLLTWHWFMFLITVPVTCYHVMLFLKRQHLFDVTEAFRFLNAEKKFRLIKLGFYLVIFAIITGRLALSVFEFLSDADDATHLF, from the exons ATGTCGATGGACCTCTTCTTTTGGATCATCGCTTTTCTCATCAACTTAGCTCTCATGGCTTCCACCTTTTATCAG ATTGTGATCTTGACGGACTTGGAAGCTGACTACATAAACATTTACGACTCAGCAACTAGCATTAATCGCATCGTTCTCCCTGAGTTCATTGTCCAAGGAGTATTCTGCGCCAGCTTCCTTTTGACATGGCATTGGTTCATGTTTCTGATAACAGTTCCTGTTACTTGCTATCATGTGATGCT GTTTTTGAAACGGCAGCATCTTTTTGATGTCACTGAGGCGTTCAGATTTCTTAATGCTGAGAAGAAGTTTCGGTTAATCAAGCTTGGTTTCTACTTAGTGATTTTTGCCATAATCACTGGCAG GCTTGCATTATCTGTTTTCGAGTTTTTAAGTGATGCGGATGATGCCACGCATTTGTTTTGA